The DNA region CTTGATGGATCCTATTTTCAAAAGCTACTTGCATGCCAAGTTCCTTTTTAATATAAGAAAAATCCTTATGGACTGCTAAGGTTCCCGATGTTAATAACTTTGAATCATCTGTGCTCCATAAATCTTCACCTAATACTTTACTTAATGCTATAGGTATTGAAGCAAGTACACCTTGACCTTTCAAGAACGGTTGTTCCATCCAATAGATAATACCCCAATCTTGAAAAACTCTAAGCTCCTTAATACACCTCTTTAGGTCCGACAAATATTTATTGTCTTCACCATGATCAAATCGAATTAGATCCTGAAGGTAAGATATAATCCGGCTCAAATACACTCTTGATTTGGATGTCAAAATAGTTTCAAACTTCTCTGTTTCATCTCTATTAATATGCTCTGGTATGTTAGTAACAAGCTCTGCAAAGAGTTTATTAGAGTCTTTAATGACTTCTTCAGCAGTTTCTTTAAACTGTCTTGCTTTAGTCGTATTCAGCTTCTTTGGGATCGCTTTGTTAGCTAAGTTATACAGATTCCTTTGACTGATACTTGCACCATACATTTGTCTTGCAGCATCAATTAGTTTATGCGCTTCATCAATTACAACAATCTTATGATTAGGAAGCAGAGCTGATAAATTTCTTTTTCTTCTTAGAACATCAGCAAGATAGTAATTATGATTGCATACTTGAAAGTTTATACTTGACTGTTTAGCACGTTTCATAAATTGCTGGTATCTGCATATATTCTTTTGCAGACACACTTGGCAAGAATTATAATTAACACAGATTCGTTTTTTATCGTACTGGCTGATACCTTTCAGCTCATCTAAATCAATCTCGTTCAATGATTCAACCTGCCTTAGAATTATCAACTCCTCTAGTTTCTTTTTCTTAGGATCAATATTCTTTATGTAATCTCTTAATCTAAAGTCGCACAAATAGTTGTCTTTGCCTTTTCGAATTACACTAGTTATTGGCTTATCAATAATTCCAAATTGCAAAAGCATTTGGGATATTTCAGGTAAATAATCTTTTACAATAGCTCTTTGAAGCTCAATGCTAGATGTGGTTATAATAACTGGTGTTTCTCTATGAATCTCGATGCCTGAATATAATCGTTGAACTATTGCAGCGACTAGATAGGCATGTGTTTTTCCAAGTCCTACAGGTACATCACTTAAGGATATATTTCCTGTTGTCATCATTTGATACATATGTAGTGATAGTTGAATTTGTTCCTTACGGATGCCATACCCATAATTAGTAAATACTATTTCAAAAATAAATCTAACCATTTCTTCACCACTTTTTGGAAAGTGCCTACCATAAAAATCTAACACGCTCAGTTTTTTATCTAATAAAATATCCATAGTATCTTGGATAGGTTGTTTTTTATGAAATAAATATTGGTACTCTCTAGTAATAAAATTCATAGCATGATAGGTATATGTTTTGCCTGTAAATTTTTCAATTATCATACAGTCTTTATTTCGTTTAACTATTTTGTAATCTGATCCACCTACTACGCCTGTTGCTATCCATTTTGATAACAATGGTTCTGTTAAATTTTTGTTTTCCATACTGTTTTTCTCCTCTACTTTTATTGCTTTTTAGTTTAGATTTAACAGTACAAATCCACACCGAAGGTTTCGATACAGATGTATACTGTTAAATCGTTTCTTGTACATCACATTTGCTTCCTGCTCCCCTGATTAGGGCAATATATTAGGCGAACAGTGGTGACTGTTCTCATAGAACGAGCACAAAGCTATCGGCTTCCAAGCTAAGGCAACATTCTCCCAGTGCGGTCTGCACAGGCTGTTATCCATACGATGATTAGGACTTAACAGAAGTATCATTTAGATTCCCCTTACAGGTCTTGGCGATTGATTCAATAACCACTGAATCATTTGAACCAACTAGTATCGCTCAGACTTTCATCTTCATGGCGTAGTCGTTAATGTCGCTTTCCTTTTATGGCTGTAAGGTAACGTACCTAAAATATTGAATATAAGTCTGAAATACATGACTGTTTTTGAATGTTCGCGAGATTGGTTATACCTCCCTCACCTTTTAAGCCGATCTGAGAGTCAAAGTGACGCACTTTTTTCAAAAGTTTTTGAAAAAGTTATGCACCAAGGAATGCATCATTCATATTTATGCACTCCTTAATGCATCATTTCAGTTATTAAATATTGTATTTTTCAATCATCAGTTGTTTGATTTTATTTAATGCTCGTGTTTTTCTTGACTGTACTGTGGTACGTGTTTGGCCAATTTCTTTTGCTAGTTCAACAACAGATTTTCCATTAATAAATATTTGTTCAATTACCCATTTATCTTTATCTGGTAATTCAGATATCGCTTCAAACATCTTTTCAACCATAAAATCATTCATAATAATGTCTTCAATTGTTTTTTGCTTGTCCAACATTCTCATTTCCACTGGATAATATGCTTCTTCAAGTGCTTCATAAGACAATTCATTCTTTGCACTTCTTTCCTCAAGGTAACGTTCTCGACGATCCATCTTGTAATAGATTTCATGTATTTCTTCACTGGTCTCGTAGTACTTGCTATCAATAGGAATAAAATATTGTATTAAACCTGTTCTTTCATCAATTTTCTTGCTCATATGAACCTCCTGATTTGAATTAAATTGCTAGTTCCAAATCAGAAAATTACGGTCCTCTAATTACTGCCATTTTTGCTACTTTCATTGCTGACACCTCCAGAAAATGGCAATAAAAAAGGCCCCACGCACAAGGCGTGTGACCTAATATCCATTTCTGCTCTCTCAACGAACGTAGCTATATGAAATTTTATTGCCGTAATTTTGGGTACAAAAATAGCCCTTGGCAATGAATTTTCTAATTCATCGTCAAGGGCTTATTTGTTTAGTAATCCCATCATAGCAATTATAACAGGTAGGAAATCTCGTGTCAGTATCATATCAGTCTCAATCTTGTGTCATATTAGTCTCAATCTTGTGTCATATTAGTCTCAATCTTGTGTCATATTAGTCTCAGATTAGTGTCATTTGGGTTTCATTCTCATTTAGCTTTCTTGCTTATTTGCTTCATCAAATAAGAATCCCCATAAGATTACGCCGAATATTTTAATGGCTTTATTCTTCTCTCTGTACATTGTTGATCTTGAAATATTATAGTTTTCCGCTAACCTTTCAATTGAACGTATCGTTCTAGCAATATATATTTGGTCAAGAATCTCAAAGTATTTTTCACCTTCATCAGGATAGACTTTAAGTTGATTCATTGATAAATCGATAAAATCTAGAATACTTTTACTTTCTTCAATACTTTGTAATCTTGAATTTAATCGCTTCTGATTAATTCTAGTATCTATATCTACCATTGAATTAATCAATTCCGTTAGTTTTCTATTTGTACTTTCCCTACATTCTTGATCCATTTCCTTAAGGGAACTGTTAATTCTCCAAAGCACTTTACTATATAATTCTAAAAGTGCCTTTGTATTGTGATATACGTGTTCATCTGCTTGGCTACAAAGATCATAACCAGCCGTTACTTCTCTTAACATACTATTAATCATATGTATTTACTCACCTTACCTCTTTAAATTTTTCAATTCATAGTTGCCTCTTTTCTAAGAGCTTTATGCTCAGTTTGCTGGATTTTCGAGCTTCAGTGCTTCGGGAAAAAGCTTAAATAAATTATACTATGCGAACATCAGTTCGGTCAAGAATTAATAATAAACTGTCCATATCTCAGGACAGTTTATTTACTAAAAAGATACTTATACTTATTCCTTTATAAACATATATCTATAAAACTCACATACTATTTAACGATAAAACGGACTCAAATTCATAAAAAGCTGTTCATCAATCTCTCCTACAGTTTCTCTATTAATTATCTCCAACAACTCCTCTTGACGAGGTTGTCCTAGAGTTAATCGATACAGCGATAAAACTTTAATTAGCCTATTGTATCTTAACCGGTCTTGACTCATTGGATACATAGGAACAATTCTCTCAATCATAACCTTTGTATTTTCACTATCTGTCAGACTCCAAAAAGGTACAAGATCTGAGTGTTCACCTTTCTCCAATTCAGTAGCTTTTTCGAACATAGCATCCCATGTTTTTTCCTCATTGTATCTATGTGCTATATTCTGTCGTACAGCATGGCATTTATAGCGATTGATTCTGCCTTCCCTCTGTTCGAGATCAATTGGATTCGAGGGTAGATTCCAGTGCATGATTTTTCTACAGTAAAAATGAAAATCCAATCCCTCCTGTCCTATAGAAGTCGTTGACAATACAAATGGTCTAAATGGCGAATTAAATGCTTGACGAATTTTCTCCGTTCTTTGTACGTTTTCATTTGTTATTCTGGCATTGAAATATCCTACCGCAAAATGCGTACGTAATCTTGCCTTCTCTTTGTCTTCTCCTGTAAAGTGCTCTAAAGTATCAACTTGCAGGGAAGCTGTATCGACAAACCCACCTAGCATTGATTTTAATAGTTCTTCACCATTTTCTCCAAGTAT from Petrocella atlantisensis includes:
- a CDS encoding ATP-dependent DNA helicase, producing MENKNLTEPLLSKWIATGVVGGSDYKIVKRNKDCMIIEKFTGKTYTYHAMNFITREYQYLFHKKQPIQDTMDILLDKKLSVLDFYGRHFPKSGEEMVRFIFEIVFTNYGYGIRKEQIQLSLHMYQMMTTGNISLSDVPVGLGKTHAYLVAAIVQRLYSGIEIHRETPVIITTSSIELQRAIVKDYLPEISQMLLQFGIIDKPITSVIRKGKDNYLCDFRLRDYIKNIDPKKKKLEELIILRQVESLNEIDLDELKGISQYDKKRICVNYNSCQVCLQKNICRYQQFMKRAKQSSINFQVCNHNYYLADVLRRKRNLSALLPNHKIVVIDEAHKLIDAARQMYGASISQRNLYNLANKAIPKKLNTTKARQFKETAEEVIKDSNKLFAELVTNIPEHINRDETEKFETILTSKSRVYLSRIISYLQDLIRFDHGEDNKYLSDLKRCIKELRVFQDWGIIYWMEQPFLKGQGVLASIPIALSKVLGEDLWSTDDSKLLTSGTLAVHKDFSYIKKELGMQVAFENRIHQVTKESPFDHKENCLLYIPENLPYPSYIDKQYLIEIGNKIEALVKASNGHALVLFTSYKPLKIVFEHLKPRLKAYELVQMKRGKKDSVNEFKKAKNGVYFATGSAWEGMDIPGDALSHLIVVKLPFPIPDPISEYERTMYASMDDYINAVVVPQMLIKLKQGIGRLIRKETDTGVISILDARATKGAKYHEAVLQALPDYTVVDSTLEIEQFLREKKKKEYFE
- a CDS encoding sigma-70 family RNA polymerase sigma factor translates to MSKKIDERTGLIQYFIPIDSKYYETSEEIHEIYYKMDRRERYLEERSAKNELSYEALEEAYYPVEMRMLDKQKTIEDIIMNDFMVEKMFEAISELPDKDKWVIEQIFINGKSVVELAKEIGQTRTTVQSRKTRALNKIKQLMIEKYNI